CAGATCCCAATTTCTGTATCAAAGCCCCCTCCTGTCCCTGCTCAGATCCCAAGTTCTGTATCAAAACCCCTTCTTGTCCCTGCTCAGACCACAATTTCTGTGTCTAAAGATTCGCCTGCTCCTGCTCAAATTCAAGTTTCCCAATTTAAAGCCCAGATTGCCCCTGCTTGTATCGCAGTTTCTGCATCTACTGACCTTCCTGCCCCTGTTCATATCCCAGATTCTGTATCTAAAGCCCCTCCTGCACCAACCCCTGGCCCTTGCCCTGTCACTTCTCTTCCTTCAACCCCTGCCCCTTGTCCGAGTGAGGCCCCAGCCTCTGCTAAAAAGAGAGGAAGTGGACAGGCATCAGTTGATGGGCAACTGACTAGTCCAAGTAGCACAAGTGCCCAGGGGGCCCAGACTGTACCATCCAAAACAGAGGAACTGCAAAATGAGTCACAAAAGAGCCTCCAGGGTCCCTCCAGAGAAAGGAGGATACCACAAGCAAAGGCATCAGGGCTTAGCAAAATACCTGTAGTAGGAGGGGGCAGAGCAGGCAAGCTACCTGTCCGGGACAGTCAACATGTTGACGATGAAGCATGCAGGGACCCACCTACTCCTGTGCGAGAAGAAGAGAGGCCCCATTTCAACTCACACGATGCAGGGAGCAAAGATAAAATCAGTGATGTTGAAGCTAATGTGCCCACCTCAAAACACACCCAGGAGGAGAGTCAGCAGCTTCCCCAGCCGAAAGTCCTCACCAGTTCACCGCGTGACTCAAAGATCCCTGTGAAGCATGGCGTACAGTCTCACACTGCCTCCCAAATCCCTCAAGCTAAAGAGCCCTCTCGCACCAAGATACCCGTGTCCAAGGTTCCCGTCCGCAGGGCTGGTAATaaacctgcagctgctggtgGCAGCACCCagataagaaaataaaacacacaacacagattATGGCTTTGACTGCAACTTTTTTCCCAATATAACTACACAACCATCCTTTTTTCATATTTCTAGACTGTAATTCCTGGCTTCACTACACCATAAGTAACAGTAACAGAGTCGAGGAGGCCGACAGCACTTAAGCACAAAACATCTCCACAGGGAGCCGAACAACAAGTCTGGCTCTTTGGTGCTGAGCCAACTGGACATGCACTCAGGAAAGGTTCGGGgtcacacctgaacacacagcaGCATTGGTAACTAAGGATAAGCAAGATAAAAAGGTCTTCTGggaacacagtcacacaacatgGGCGAGTGCCTTTTTAAAGGGTGCTTTTCCGACAGACTCTCAGAATTAATCTTTTCTACAGTACTTTTAACTTTTGTTACTCCCATTTTTTTGTAGGAACCGTTAaatctttttgtctttcttttcagCAAGTCTATTTGATAATaacctgtttttatttatgtcaGGAGAAGAACATCAGGAGATCTATAAATTAATGCAACAACCAAATTTACATTCCACACCTATCTCTGGATCTATGTAGCAGAAAATGTGCCATTACATTTTGCACAAGATGTTGAACTGTACAGCGCCTGTGTGTCGGCCTGCTCATTTGTATCATGATCAGGTCTCACTGTGATCTCTGAGAAAGACTGGTTTTGAGGGAAGAATGGAAATCACTCCTTCCAATGAAAAGGACAGTGGACAGCAGCCATTATGAATGGCACTGTGGATGTttgagcgagacagagaggaTGCTGAGAGATCTCTCACACACTGGCACATCCTTATCCTTATCCCACTTATACTCAGACGAGAACAATATCTCTGTGTATCATCTCATCTATGTTGTTCTGTTTCCTATATAATCAATAAAACATTATGAGTACTTTGCAAGATGAGATCTGTTTAAGTTGTGAATTATATCCGGCATgttttcaatatttatttttatgttgaaGGAAATTACATGAGGTTAATTTAAAGATCAGAGTAAAGAGATATgacaaacattttatattttcatggCAAATCCCCACAGTGGCTCACGATCTTACTACAGCTGCGAGTGTCCTCATTCCAACATCATCCACATTCGAAGCTCACTGACCTGAAAAGCGAGCACATGAATATCAACAGAGCCCAGCCAATCAGCTGCAAGGGAAAACGCTTAACATGCATACCTTATTATCAGGAAAAGTGTTAGGGAATGTGTGTCATTGCTATTCTTAGTGTACAAATGCACCCAATGGATGTGCTGTATAATGCCTAAGTGGGTAATTGATATCAttgtagaaacaaacaaaatgcagAGAGTTACTCTACAGAAAAGGCTGTAGTGAACCAGAAAAGACTATAATGTTCTACAAAGACAGAACATGTAGGTAAAACACGCTGAAAAGCAACTCTAACAGTTACTAGGGGTGAGAGTAAAACCTCAGGTTAAGGATGGGAAGCTGATCTAAGTcatggggtaatgttaagaggaGTCTGGTGTTAGGAATAAGGCGTAAAGGACAAAGggtgaatttctttttttttataaagcagTGCGGAGGTGACACAAAAAGACCTCTGTGTACTTCAGGAAGCCAGAGGCTGTAAGCTGAGTAGAGAAGACCATCATTTGCCCGAGAAAAACACGAGGATTTCACACCATCAGGTGCTGACACAGACTGCAGAGGGTATAACCATCTCCCTGAGAAAAGAACAGGTCCCCCCTGAGGCTCTGACACAACACAGGATTGCCTCTTCATAACACCTGCAGTTtggcatttaaacatttaaaaatggtcTTAAACAGCATGTCGATTTATAATCACGCCTTTTAGAGCAGATATCGAGTTGGTTACGAGGGCTAACATTGTGACATAGTGTGATACATTATATCATGCACTTCATTATAGAAACTGTTGTATACTGGAGTTTTAAAGAGGAATCTGAATCTGAACATGCCTGAAATTTAGTGAATACTGCCTTTTGTCAACATCCTTTCACATGATTTCCCAGCAGTCTTTTGTGCTTATAAGTGACAACAGCTTTAAGTGAAATACAACCAGGGGACATGTTGGAATAAGCCTTTGAACAATATTGCAAAAGCTGTCTCAGAGTGCCTGTTTATAGGTTGTATGGGTGTCTTTAAGGCCAGGCTCCTTGCCCCAAATATGTTACACAAATTACAGCACCTATAATGCACTGAGGCCACCCTGGCTTTCTATGGCCTTTAGAAAgccagtgtttgtgtttgtatctgCTTCTGCCTTTAGAGAGACAATGTTCCTCGTTAGAACCTAATTTAGCATGCCTTATTCTGTGTTTCCATGCCAACCCCACTAGGTCAACCAATGAAAGGCTGCAAGTGTCGAAAGGAGGAGTTTAAAAACATGAGCGCCTTAATGAGCACActcacaatatacagtacatgctaaTAATTTATAAGTTATTACTTCTTACACAATTTTAAATGGAATTatgaaattataacaattaAGATAATGTTGATAATGTTTCACAATTTTGagacatattttaaataaattatcaaTTTGCTTCCGaactttgtttttacattgaccTGAGCCAGCCACgttaaaagaaaatcaacaaTGCTGAATTTTCTGTCTGTGGATGCAAACAGAAACACCCATCCTACATGCCTACGAATATAAAACTTAAAGAgatgtgtttaaatgttttgaaaaaggcTGCACCACATACTATAGATAATATTACATTCCCAGAAAATCTTGTTTTTGAGATTCAGAGAGATTTCAGAATTTTTTCAGATATACTGGGAGCTGATGAATTAGCACAAAATGCCAGAGTTATTgcactgtaaacccagatttagttgtaattcaactttttagtgatcactacttattctttcatgttcCTTTCTGTTTTACTGGAACTACATTGTTCTTTAAACTATACtcttttaaggaaaaaataatttataaatttgatttatttctaCAGTTATGATAAGTAGAGCATGtttcatatatattatatattaattattatttttagtagTGACTACTTATAtgaacttgatttgtctactgcatcaaaCTACCAGTCTGTGCtaatacaacttgacctgttaTGTTTAACAGGGTTTAAGGCAACGGGCTTCAACGCAAATTcctagtaaagtcaactaatttggGATAACAGTGTGGCTCTTACCTTGgctattataaaataaatagaagtAAAACTCCTTTATGATGTTTAAGGATCTAGTTAAGCTTCAATACAGGggcattgtgcagccctatataATAAGACTATCAATTTCCACGATGATACATTAGGCTACATAACAGTGTAAAACTAATGCTATGGTACTCAATATCCATGGGATAAAACATAATCTTGCCATGTTGGAATTTAAAAAGATTCTTTTTAGTGCTCTAACATACAAAGCAACAGTTCATCAAGGGTttagtgttagggttagggttagcaagAGCCTGGATAACCTCCACTGTTCAACATGATCAGGTTTTTACAGCCCGTGAAACATAATGTTCACGTTCAACACACAAAGTAGCCATGACATTTCAcaattatgattcataatcaaaattatttattctTATCCATACTGAAACATATAAAAAACTGTAGTATAGAGTCAACTAAAATTACCATTGTTCatacacaaaatattaaatgtattaatatatataaatatatatatgcagtAATTTGTTTAATTTCAAGGCTTGTGTCTCATACAGTGGACAACAGTTTTCAGATCAGATGTTTACGTGACAGATACCTTCGTTTACTGAGAAGCATCCAGGAAAGGCAACAACTTATCTGCAACACTGTCAGCTCTGCAGCTTCACCTGCACTCTGCAGTGTGTAAACCAACAGCTTGGTGTTATAGTGGTCTTTAATTATCAAATACCGTCAGACTGTTGCAaatagtcaaaaaaaaaaccagatcaaacatatgtattttataaaacattCAAAACAAAATTTGATTAGTGCTTAAGATCCTGAACATCATTTCTGTTTAGCTTccaaaaaacaaatctgaagcTTGATATGCATGTGCTTATACATGCACATATTTGATATATAAGCATTAGAAAACATGGATCATTGAGGAGTATGGACCTGAAGCAGGGGCATTACGGCATTTCAGTGCAATAATTCTGCACTGAGGACCTCTGCTGGTGAACAAACAGAACGAAATGCGGGTGAcgcagtacatacagtacagcattCCTGCTGCACAACATGGCCTCATCATATCAGGCCTGCAGCCTCTACTATAGATAGAGGGAGCTAGCTGCACAGTGTTAGGCATGACACCCAGTACCATTGTGATTTGGTCAGATTTTCTACTTTTATGATTAGAATATCTGCCAACAATTACTAATAATTCATAACAATAAAACCTGAAAAGTGCCTGTAATCATCTCTCCTCCTGACTGAAGTTTGCATATGTGAAGAAAAAGCCCAAATTAAGAATCGTTGGAATGAAAGTGATGCAAGGAGACATGTATGTGGTTTGAAGGAAAACTGATGGTGGACATTCAGCCCTGCTTTAAATAAGCAGACAAGATGAGCTTATGCTTGTCATCTGGCAGCAGCAATAACATGCTTgagttaaaaaatgtaaaataatactCACACTAATTACATTTGAATATTAGTGATAATATAGAAATAATAAATCTgagttgaaataaaaatgtgcatTCTTGCAAACACAAGTACAGAAGGGATGATCTTATCCGGGAAAAGATCGCCAAGAAGTTGTGACCCACTGATACAGCCTGACATCCAACCAGAAGTAGAGAGGAGGGTACGAAACAGAGGTGGACCTAGAACTTAAAATCTGGTTTGTACATGGCGGATACATACATTACCAAAGGCTAGGTTATAGAAAGCTGTTTGGCAGATATGCATCTATTATAGACAAGCAGCATCAGTATGTACCGCAGTTTAGAAGTGTAGCAGATCTCTCTAATCATTAAGAAGCTTCCCTGATCAAGTGTTGACTGAAGTATGAGATGGCAAAGATGTTGTTTAAGGAAGGATAAAGTTAGACAATGCCATTACTAAACTGGTGCGAGATTTAGTGACGCTTCAGCCTCTCACGGACCACGGTACATAAACAACTAAAGAAATAACTAAACAGCTTAATTATTAAACCTGTAAATCAATTATTTTGATCTGTTATATATGattaaattatagagtgtgtaaacagaagtacatttttttgtttgttgaccTGATGAACATCAATCTCAGCCCTACACAACTCGGTGATACAAGAGAAGTGGCGCAAAACTTCTCATGTGACACAACGTTTACTAATGGAATTTAGTGGTGTGGACCCTGACCTGTTGGGATCAGTTACACCATGAAATGCATGTGTCCTTCTGCACCCGTAACCATAACATCCATCCAGATACGCATGGCCTCAGGGGACGGAGCCACCATGTAATACACCCGATCGTGGGTCTTCACACTGAACGTCAGCGAGGGGTTGGGGCTCTTGGGTGTGGAAGTGAATGTAACGTTGaaagaaaagtgaaataaaaatagaGGGGAGAGGGGTGAGATGATGCATGTGTGGGAGGGAAAAAGACAAACGGAGGGAGAAAAGAAGAGGATAAGCAGATGTCAACATTATTCAAAGAAAATGATCCATGTGTAGACACATgataaattcacacacacacacacacacacacacacacacacacacacacacacacacacacacacacacacacacaaactgacttACTTTGTGTGCACTCTTTAAATGGTCATAGTACACTTCCTCTATGGCTTGGAAGTAAATGACTCCTTTCATCTTGGTCTCATGTTTGTCTGCAGcggagaataaaaacagaaccgACAGCACTGTGATCAAAGCTCGGTCTTGGCATAGTTTAAGAGTGACATCACTGTTGCAGTAACTTTGTCTCACATCTTAAACTGCACATTTTCAACAGAGAACTGAAAGCACAAGTTACTCACCTGCATAGTAGGTGAGTGTCCTGCGATTCTGGTCGAAGACAAACCAGCGTTTCTTCCACGTCTTGATCTTGCCGCCCATTTTGACCAGAAAGCCTCGACAGGTTTTATCAGTGATGGCCAGATGGAAGCAGGCGTCTGGGTTGTGTCCAGCTGCCTCAATATGGCCGTGAAGATCAAAGTCATCTTTCCTTACAGGGAGGTAGCGAGTCAACAGCCGGGACTATGGAAAAAAACCATTGAAATTAAACAACAGATTGTTCAAGAAGCATTTGCACGAAGCTTATGGTGAAAAGAGAACATCAGATTTCAACCTCTTGTCCTCAGTTATTCTGAATACCTGTGATCTTTGTTTCTCCCTGAGCTTCACCTCTCTTTCTACAAGTTTCTGTCTTCGGCTTGTCTCCTCCTGCAGTCGTTTCTCCAGTTCCTCCCTTCTTCTCCGCTCCTCTTCCAGAGCATGCCTGCGCATCTCCATCTCACGCTCCTGCACATACAGTGTAAATTACATCCatcatcaaacacacacatctatatACAAAGGATGTTTTGGTTAGGTTTGGCACATTACCCGATTCTCGAGGAGCTTATGCTTCTCAGCCTGGGCCTCACGAAGTAAACGCTCCATCTCCTCGATCTTTGCCATATTGGACGTACTGGCACTGATGAAACATTGAAAACATGAgttgtcaaaaaaaagaagcagattTCTCTAATAAGGGGGGGAAGACACTCCTGTTTGTTGAACACATATTATCagctaaaacaataaaaaaaaggggaCCATCATTTCTGCAAAAGGAAAAAGGGGATTCTAATAACACTGGGACATCCCTGAAAATGAACTTGTAAGCCCCCCTTAGACAAGACAAATTGCCATGTACACCTTTACAAAGGCTGTGATTGAATGTGTATGTAACTGTTTGTGAGAAAGCATAAGGAGAGCTAGATATGTGGCTATGTTTGTCTCATCTGACATAAACAGAGATCATCACAGCCTCTTAATAAAGCATTTCCTCTTTCTGTTTGCTCTTCAGAATATCTCTCCTGATCATCTTTTGCAGCCTTTACTCCAAtgttttttctaaaaaatacaactcctcctcttctcactcacacacacacacacacacacacacacacacacacacacacacacacacacacaacacacacacacacacacacacacacacacacacacacacacacacacacacactcacacacacatatttgctCTATCTAaacttttaaaagtaaactttcatcTCTACATCATTGTGTTTTCTCTCTTACCTGGAGATATTGTCTGGGGAGCAGGCGGAGAAGCTGGTCTCCAGGCTGTCAGAGCTGTCCACACTGACAGTATCTGAGGCCTGGCTGTTGTCCGGGTAGGAGAAGGAGTCCAAGAACACACTGGGCTCAGAGATCATCCTGCTGCAAAAATCActtcttctctgtctgtcttcattCATGTTTGCACGGCTGTTGCCTGCTGACAGAAGAAAATATTACAGTAAGACAGTGGAAATACCTTCAGCATGCAGGATCTAAACAACAGGGTTTCAGTTCATTCATTAGTTGGCTAATTGGGATAGCATTGGGATTTATagttcttttttacttttatgatAATTTTATGAAAATCTGTCTGCAACAACCGGGCCAAGTAACACTGATTAAACTGgacaaagaaagacaaaggCTGTTATTTTATGTGATTTGAGTCAACACGACCTACTGTATGTCTACTGCATTAGGCTGTTAGTTTGTAGAATTGCTCTTTAGCATAAAACACTCAATCTTCTAAAAAGAACTTGAagtcatacaaaaaaaaaaaaaaacggtatgGCTATTGTGCTACAGTATAAAATATCATGCTTTCCTTAAGTAATAACTGCTGACAAGATCTTCAAACATGTTTCTCAAAACCTCATTACACATATCAAATGAATTATATATCGCCATTACCAATGAACATACTTTGTATGTGTTACAAGTTTTGAGCCAACTGTGCAAACAAGTAATTTGCCTCAAAATCACAAATTCTTATCTGGTATAATGTACAGTACTCTGTTGAGACAAACATGTCCTCTTTGATATCAGATTTGGACTAAATGTGTCTCTCTTAGTGGCACGCTACAGATTATTGCTTCAGTTCAGCATTTGCTATCCTACATGTATTAATGCCTGAGGTTCAAAGCCAGTCACACAGTTGTTGATTTGATGCAGACAACATGCGACTATCTGGCACTCTGACTCACTTTTGGGCAGGCGGCGGGTGCTCAGGTCCCTGGGGGAGAAGCTGAAGCCTTGTGAGATGACGCTGCCACAGCTCGAGCTTTGGGACAGAGGCAAGTGGGGCTGAGGAGGAAACAGCAGCACACATGCTGTTCAGAATCAGGCTCTACAACCTTCACCCAACCACGAACTTCTCTCATTCGCAAAGTATGAGCTGGTTTGGTGTTGTAAGCCAGACTGAAACTGTGAATTCCTGTTTGGGTGGATCATTCTCAAGGGACCACAAGTTCAAACATTTTTTCTATACAAATAATAAGGGCAGTGAAATCCCCTCTTTTGCATTCCAGAATCAGATCGAGCACCAttattttgaaactttttttcaatCTGGGTTATTCTTGCTGTAAGGCCTTTACCGTAGTATTACAGTATTCTTTAGATAATGACTGATTCTACTACATTTAGTGACTGCTAAGATTACTTTTGACAAAAAGATTATGACCTTTGGAGGAAGCGTGCGTCCCAGGGATCTGCCGTAAGAGGTGAGGAGCTGCTGGCTCCTCTTATGAGGTAGGTTGTCAATTGGGTGGGAAGAGTTTTCTTTGCTGCTTCTTCTCCTTTCCTTCAGAGAGTACTGCAGTGATCACAGAAATCAGAGGAATCACAAAGAATAAGATGAAAACAGGACTTTTAATCTGAGACATTAAAACTTAGGTCATTCTCTGTGTGACAGAGACAGACGAGCACTCTGCTGGTGGAAATATACAGTTTAATTGTGGCTGTAACTTACACCTACCTCTTTGATGGCTGTAGGGTTGTTGGTGAAGGTCTGCCCCTCAGATAACTCTGCATACTTTCCTTCCAAAGATGCCAGTTTATCTCTCTCCTGCAGACATCAGGTTAAGATCTTCaagtaaatgaaataaaatatttactaCATTAGAATGCAAAGAATGTTCTTACCTTCTGAAGCATGATGAGCaaattgtttttctctctctggaaATTCTCTCTTTCTTGCTGAGCCTGTAACGTAATCTGTGAGGACTGTTTCTTCAGCGTCGTGAGTCTTtcctgtgacaaaaaaaatagcaCAATATCAAGACACAACATCCTGCAACTTTATATGAAACAAAGTAATGTTGTCACATTAGCAGATACTCCatatgtgttttattatgtagcagcagcagcagcagcagagagcaatTTTCATTTTGGGATGGtaaatcatttttttgtgaGATTTATTGTCCTACAACTACATCTTCTTTACACATTAATGTGATATTCTCACCCTGTTTCTGCCCCCTCTCTGTGGAATTGCCTTCAATTGAAAAATCAATGCATTCTCTTTGTCTTTATAACTATGCAAATAGTATTTCATGCTTACCATTGTTGGTATTGCTGTTTCTTGTAATTAGTTCATGCTTTGTGcggcaaatctcacaattttgCAGCTTTACTTTCATGCACAACCTGTGGTAAGATTAATGACAGACCACAATGTAGTAATtgaaaaaagcccccaaaaataaaataaaaaatgatgacCACCAAAACGTTTTACGGGTTTCAATGTGCTTCAATTTTATATGATCTGGCAGATTAAGGTCAGAACATTTACATACGTAAATGCACTTCAAGAAAGTAGGCTCAAACTCTGCATTTTGGTTTTTAGGGTTACTGCAACTGACAAAAAGTCAACCaccataaaacaataaaacagtaCACATTTCAGATCTTGTGTAAATTTGGTTCCTTTATGGACACTGTTGGTGTGTTCTATTATCATGCTCCAAAAATACCCACATTAGTAATTGAACTGTAGATATTTCTGACTAAAAATCAGACATTTCAAAGTGATGCAATGCTAGCCCTGCCTGTGATGTTAAACATGCAATACATGCTACATGCACACTCACAATTCCTGACTCGCCTTACCTTGCGTGTGACTGTAAGACGCTGACACTCTGCAATCTCTCGCAGCAGCTCTTGGCTCTCATTTTCTTTACACTCATCCTGATTCATTTCTTTCTCCAGCTTCTGAAACTCCAAATCCTCCAAACTTTTTGTCTGCTCCTCAGCCTCCTGAGAAACAGTgcagacgcacacacaacaataccccaataataatataaaaatacataaatagatGAGAATGCCCTGCTTAAGAATTTGATCTACTTTGGGCACAAGTAACAAACTATAACTTTAGATAGATTGTGCATGTCTCTATGGAAATCCACGAATGGAAACAGTTTGGGTGTTTTTAGCAAAGTAATTCATCATAATTTGGACAATAATAAGTGTTACATCTCTTGTCCTTCCAAGTGATGTCAGGTTTTTAGGGGATTTTAGTTTTCCACCAAATTGTAGTCagatggactttttttttttacacatggtAACTATTTGGGCCCCTTCCCAAATGAGGGTCTAAGGAATACCAAGGCAAAAACAGAAGTAGTGAATGTGATACAGGAAGTAAAAGAAGGGATCCAGGATTACAAAGAAAAAGGTCAAGAGAAATAATACAGGtgcaaaaagaaacaaattgggaagaaaagaaaagtaaaacagACAGCACAGGTAAAAAATTAGAACTGAGATAGTTTTTGTGAGTCTTGGCGCTCACTGCTAACATGAGCTAAATCTGGAGAATACAGAATAAACCGCCATGTATTGTCCAGTTAGTTTAGGGGTTCAATCCAGTAGATTACCAGAAGAATACTGCTGCAGAGAAAGTTAGCTAATAGGTCTACATGCAGAAACACAGCACtgtttaattaatttgtttggagatgcatttacattttcagcTCTTTGTTCTCTCTTGCACATTTGGACAGTTTTAGGTAAATGTCTTTTAGACAGCCTTTTAAGTTACTGTGCAGATTCAATTTGTGATGAACCTGCTTGATCTGGTGTTGTAAGCATTTCCTCCtaatttgtttgtttagttTGAAAGGAAATGTAACTGAACCCATGTTAGAGGAAGCTGTGGTTGAACCGAACTGATCCCTGAGAGTTTGCTTGAGCTGTGGCTTTAGTGTCTAAGAACCCGTGTCCACATACTATGTCTGCCAAAAGCCTATCCTGGCTTgagcattttatatatttacctGTGACTTCTCAGTGTGGCTTGTCTTCTCAATATGCATATTTTTCTTAAGTTTGTCCAGAAGCTCCTTTTCCCTCTGCAGCTGGGCCATCTCCGACTCCTGTTCCCCCTCCAGCAAAGCACACTCCACCTCCATCTGCGggaaacagcagcacagagtaaaaaaacaactaaaagtgAAACAAACTTAATTAAATAGATAATCAGatagaataaaataaacaaaagagcAAAATGTGGGATTTCCGCAGCTCACTTCATCAGCTTTACTGTGATGAGCTTGAGTGATAAACGACTGCACAATTTATGCTTGAGTTATCAAAAAATCATCAGTTTATCTGACACTAGATGAGAACAAACTCTATCAATCTCTTCAGGTGTCAGTTTATATACTGCATTGTGCTGTCTACCTCTCGGACAGACTCCTCCATCTGGTTGTCCAGGTCTTTGATCTTCTGCTCCAGCTCCTCTATGTTGTTCAGAACTTGAATCCTCTCTTCCTCTATATGCGTTACTTCCTGTTTCAGCTGCACTCTCTCAAAGGCCTGTAGTGACATCAGGAATGCATATAAATGCTTGGCTGTACAGGAGACTTCACATTTTGTGAATACACACAGAACTAAATAATTATACTTAATGTACATTTACGAAATGCACATAAAAATCCTCATCATAATGTGTATTGGTAGTAGCTTCTCTTGGTGATTGTATATTTCATACAGAAAGTATAACatgatcattttttttctacGCATACAATATGTGTTGTTAAACTAATTTGCCAGCCAgtagaatacattttttatggaTTAGACAACGACAGTGGCTGCTGTTTTAACTCATCCAAAGCTGGATCGCTGACAACAGGGGCAGGATTCTTTTCCACTTGGTGTAATGGAAATCTCTATCAGTGCACTCCACTGCCAGTCACGGCAAAGTTCTCCCACGTATT
This genomic interval from Perca flavescens isolate YP-PL-M2 chromosome 13, PFLA_1.0, whole genome shotgun sequence contains the following:
- the phldb2a gene encoding pleckstrin homology-like domain family B member 2 isoform X1; the protein is MNSMLPQRSTVATLGYSSDCVKIEHSGSGSVGGTLLRSSRSKAELQDLMETLQRRKSALEASLRAAECSRTYLSVPSPVGSQSTRPPSILSNTERPPSASRTFSYMTSSSSVPPSPRQGERQLSPNGLHRHSHSRHQSQDSLLLSYAADGSSLLSSYGQPLPRSPRVKSGAASVPSSPRMGRRLYSQGKAGQDSRQRKYSTGSLHSLGTHSRSLPRLHNAAEPPALSLPSRHSVGSHRGVGSAGQRRSLSSLEQPPDVTVPASMPSTPRRASLASLSSLGVEIDGTGLDLGFGERRLSFGKGGLGPGQRVGSISSLNGKEELRDYHQHQRDERLREQKVQRLECQRLETILNLCTEFGHVERKPAGSAVSDLQKINKELEKLQVSEDESVFSDSPSSAAPESCFGAKARDFQLAEDQQVSQRQQSSYREARSHSPAISLNSSAPSPSTHHRAKAFERVQLKQEVTHIEEERIQVLNNIEELEQKIKDLDNQMEESVREMEVECALLEGEQESEMAQLQREKELLDKLKKNMHIEKTSHTEKSQEAEEQTKSLEDLEFQKLEKEMNQDECKENESQELLREIAECQRLTVTRKERLTTLKKQSSQITLQAQQERENFQREKNNLLIMLQKERDKLASLEGKYAELSEGQTFTNNPTAIKEYSLKERRRSSKENSSHPIDNLPHKRSQQLLTSYGRSLGRTLPPKPHLPLSQSSSCGSVISQGFSFSPRDLSTRRLPKTGNSRANMNEDRQRRSDFCSRMISEPSVFLDSFSYPDNSQASDTVSVDSSDSLETSFSACSPDNISSASTSNMAKIEEMERLLREAQAEKHKLLENREREMEMRRHALEEERRRREELEKRLQEETSRRQKLVEREVKLREKQRSQSRLLTRYLPVRKDDFDLHGHIEAAGHNPDACFHLAITDKTCRGFLVKMGGKIKTWKKRWFVFDQNRRTLTYYADKHETKMKGVIYFQAIEEVYYDHLKSAHKSPNPSLTFSVKTHDRVYYMVAPSPEAMRIWMDVMVTGAEGHMHFMV
- the phldb2a gene encoding pleckstrin homology-like domain family B member 2 isoform X2, which produces MNSMLPQRSTVATLGYSSDCVKIEHSGSGSVGGTLLRSSRSKAELQDLMETLQRRKSALEASLRAAECSRTYLSVPSPVGSQSTRPPSILSNTERPPSASRTFSYMTSSSSVPPSPRQGERQLSPNGLHRHSHSRHQSQDSLLLSYAADGSSLLSSYGQPLPRSPRVKSGAASVPSSPRMGRRLYSQGKAGQDSRQRKYSTGSLHSLGTHSRSLPRLHNAAEPPALSLPSRHSVGSHRGVGSAGQRRSLSSLEQPPDVTVPASMPSTPRRASLASLSSLGVEIDGTGLDLGFGERRLSFGKGGLGPGQRVGSISSLNGKEELRDYHQHQRDERLREQKVQRLECQRLETILNLCTEFGHVERKPAGSAVSDLQKINKELEKLQVSEDESVFSDSPSSAAPESCFGAKARDFQLAEDQQVSQRQQSSYREARSHSPAISLNSSAPSPSTHHRAKAFERVQLKQEVTHIEEERIQVLNNIEELEQKIKDLDNQMEESVREMEVECALLEGEQESEMAQLQREKELLDKLKKNMHIEKTSHTEKSQEAEEQTKSLEDLEFQKLEKEMNQDECKENESQELLREIAECQRLTVTRKERLTTLKKQSSQITLQAQQERENFQREKNNLLIMLQKERDKLASLEGKYAELSEGQTFTNNPTAIKEYSLKERRRSSKENSSHPIDNLPHKRSQQLLTSYGRSLGRTLPPKPHLPLSQSSSCGSVISQGFSFSPRDLSTRRLPKSNSRANMNEDRQRRSDFCSRMISEPSVFLDSFSYPDNSQASDTVSVDSSDSLETSFSACSPDNISSASTSNMAKIEEMERLLREAQAEKHKLLENREREMEMRRHALEEERRRREELEKRLQEETSRRQKLVEREVKLREKQRSQSRLLTRYLPVRKDDFDLHGHIEAAGHNPDACFHLAITDKTCRGFLVKMGGKIKTWKKRWFVFDQNRRTLTYYADKHETKMKGVIYFQAIEEVYYDHLKSAHKSPNPSLTFSVKTHDRVYYMVAPSPEAMRIWMDVMVTGAEGHMHFMV